In Pseudomonadaceae bacterium SI-3, the sequence ATGGCTACATCAAACAGGCCAAGGGCTACATCCACATCGAGTCCAAGCCTGAAAGCGGCTCCCGCGTGCACCTCTACCTGCCTGTCCATCATGGCGAAGCCAGCGCTGTGGAAGTGGCGCAAGAGCGCACGCTACAAGGCACTGGCGAGACGATTCTGGTGGTCGAAGACGAACCCGTGGTCCGCTCGCTGGTGGTCGAAGTGCTCAACGACCTGGGCTACGAGACGCTGGAAGCCGGCGAAGCCTCCGAAGCGCTGTTGATCACCGAGAGCTCGCAGCGAATCGATCTGATGGTCTCGGACGTCGGCCTGCCCGGCATGAACGGCCGGCAACTGGCCGAGATCGTTCGCCAGCAGCGTCCCGGCCTGAAAGTGCTCTTCGCCACCGGCTACGCCGAAAGCTTCGCTGCCAACGACATCCTCGGGCCGGACATGGCCGTGATGGCCAAGCCGTTCGCCATCGATGCGTTTGCGCAAAAGGTCGGAGAGATGTTGGGTTCGTAGGCCAGTTGACGGTCGCTCTGCCGAGGCGCTGCCCAACGCTAACCCCGGGCCGCTCAGCGCCCTGCCCCTACCCTTGCCAAATGCCACCGCTTTGCGGTTGCACCAAGCCCGCAGATCAACCTGACCCATCAGGGTTGGCTCTGCGACTCGCGGGAACTACCGTGTACCAGCGAGCCAATTCAATCAACGCGGCCATCAGCCGCCTTTGAAAGGAAAACCTATGAGTGCTGAAACCATGCGTCATATCGATCACCGCCCCGGCGGAGGCCCCGAATGCCTGCGAATGGCCGAAGGCCCGGTGCCCGAACCCGGCCCGCACGACGTGCTGGTGCGAGTGGCCTACGCCGGCATCAACCGGCCCGATGTGTTTCAGCGCTCCGGCAGCTACCCGCCGCCAGCGGACGCCTCGCCGCTGCTCGGCCTGGAAATCTCCGGCGAAATCGTCGCGCTCGGGGCTGACGTCAGCGGCTGGAAAGTCGGCGATCAGGTCTGCGCGCTGACCCCCGGCGGCGGCTACGCCGAATATTGCGTGGCCCCGGCCGAACACTGCTTGCCAGTGCCCGCCGGGCTGTCAATGCTGGAAGCGGCGGCGCTGCCGGAAACCTACTTCACCGTCTGGAGCAACGTGTTCGAGCGCGGTGCCCTGCAACCCGGCGAAGCCTTCCTCGTGCACGGCGGCTCCAGCGGCATCGGCCTGACCGCCATCCAGCTCGCCAAACAATTCGGTGCCACTGTCTACACGACGGTTGGCAGTAGCGAAAAAGCCGACGCCTGCCGGCGTGCCGGTGCGGATCGGGTGATCAACTACCACGAAGAAGACTTCGTCGAGGTGCTCAAGCACGCCACCGACGGCAACGGCGTCAACGTCATCCTCGACATGGTCGGCGGCGACTACATCCCCCGCAACATCAAATCCCTCGCTGTGGAGGGCCGCCTGGTGCAGATCGCCTTCCTCAAAGGCAGCCGCGTCGAACTCGACACCGCGCCGATCATGCGCAAGCGCCTCACCTTCACCGGCTCCACCCTGCGCCCCCGCAGCCGCGAGGAAAAAGCCGACATCGCCAAGGCGCTGCAGGACAAGGTCTGGCCACTGCTGGACCAGGGCCTCTGCCACCCCGTCATCCACGCCACCTTCCCCCTCGATCAAGCCGCCGAAGCGCACCGGCTGATGGAAAGCAGCAAACACATCGGGAAGATTATGTTGGAGGTTGGGCAGTAGACCCTCGTTCAAGCCAGCTCAGCGCTCGCACCGCTAAGGTCGAGCGCCTATCGGTCGCCTCACAGGCCAACCCTACAAAAAGTAGTGATTAAGTCTTTTAGACGCTTTACCGAGTTTCGAGACGTGGGTAACTTAGCCAGCGCAGCAGGAGTTGCGCACAGCATCACACTCCCCGCCCCGGCGTAAGCCCAGCGGCCAGCACAACGGGCACCAGGCCCATGCCAAGGACAGGTACAGATGGCCCGCTCTCTCTCCGCTCAGTCTCAGTGCCGGTTCGATGCGCCGGGTGAGCAACGCTTTACGTTTTCCAGCGAATCGCTAGACGTAACTATTACTAACGGCAGCCAATCCGGTAGAAGTGACGAGCCGAAAACAAAATATATTGGGATTAGGCATAGATGCTTCAGACGCTCATGTCGTGGCGATCGCGCAAGAATGCTGAGCTTACTTTATTAAGAAAGGAGAACTAAGTGTCTGACGAAATGGAGTTAACAAAGAAGAGACGAACAAGAAGAGTCGTTCCTTACCCGCTCTGCTCATTCGAGGAAGTAGCTGATTTTGCTGCGGCAGCCTACGATTTGGGATCGGGGCACAGTGTAAGGCGAGTCACGTTGTTTGATCATTTAGGCAAATCACCAGACAGCGGCCCTTCACGCTCATTAGTTACAAACGCCGGTAAATATGGCCTGATAAAAGGAAACTATAGTGCCGAGCAGCTTGTTATTACTGATATAGCAAAAAAAGCGTTTGGAGAAAAAAGCTCAGAACACGTAAAAGCC encodes:
- a CDS encoding NAD(P)H-quinone oxidoreductase, giving the protein MSAETMRHIDHRPGGGPECLRMAEGPVPEPGPHDVLVRVAYAGINRPDVFQRSGSYPPPADASPLLGLEISGEIVALGADVSGWKVGDQVCALTPGGGYAEYCVAPAEHCLPVPAGLSMLEAAALPETYFTVWSNVFERGALQPGEAFLVHGGSSGIGLTAIQLAKQFGATVYTTVGSSEKADACRRAGADRVINYHEEDFVEVLKHATDGNGVNVILDMVGGDYIPRNIKSLAVEGRLVQIAFLKGSRVELDTAPIMRKRLTFTGSTLRPRSREEKADIAKALQDKVWPLLDQGLCHPVIHATFPLDQAAEAHRLMESSKHIGKIMLEVGQ